The sequence CGCCAGGCGTGGCATCGTGAGGGCATGAGCCACATCACATTCGGCATTGTCGCACTGGACTGTCCCGACCCCCGTGCCCTCGCGGATTTCTACGCGGAAATGCTCGGCTGGCGGGTGACCGAAGAGGAGGAGAACTGGGTCGAGGTCGCCGGGCCGGACGGCCGGACCCTCGCCTTCCAGCGGGTGGCCGAGGGCTATCAGCCGCCGCAGTGGCCCGGCCAGGACATGCCGCAGCAGCTGCACCTCGACTTCGACGTCCCGCGCGCGAAGATCGACGAGGCCGAGCGCACGATCGTCGCGCTGGGCGCCAAGCTCGTCCAGCACGACGACGGGAAGCAGAGCTGGCGGGTCTATCTCGACCCGGCCGGGCACCCGTTCTGCCTCTGCATGAGGTGAAGACCCCGGTGCACGAGGGGCGGGGCCCGGCCCGGGGCGTCAGCCGTCCAGCTGCTCGATCGTCGCGTGGGACGGGCCGCGCCGCTGCTGCTCGGCGCGCGCCACGTCCTCCGCGGCGCGCAGCGTGCGGACGGCGTTCTGCCAGGTGAGCTTGGCCAGGTCGGCCTCGGACCACTTGCGGCCCTGGAGTTCGGCGATCAGGTTCGGGTAGCCGGCGACATCGGCCAGGTCGGCCGGGGTGAAGGCGGTGCCGTCGAAGTCGCCGCCGATCCCGATGTGGTCCACGCCGGCGACCTCGCGCATGTGGTCGAGATGGTCGGCGACGGTGGCCGCGGTGGCCATCGGGCGGGGGTGTTCGGCTTCGAAGGCCCGCTGGACGGTCATGCCGGCCTCGGTGGTGTCGAGGTGGTGCAGACCGTGCGCCCGCATGTTCTCGTCGGCGCGCTGCGTCCAGGCGACGGCTTCCGGCAGCACGAACTTCGGCACGAACGTGGCCATGGCGATACCGCCGTTGGCGGGCAGCTGTGCCAGTACGTCGTCGGGGATGTTGCGCGGATGGTCGCAGACGGCGCGGGCGGAGGAGTGCGAGAAGACCACCGGTGCGGTGCTGACGCGCAGCGCGTCGCGCATGGTGTCGGCCGAGACGTGCGAGAGGTCGACCAGCATCCCGCAGCGGTTCATCTCGCGGACGACCTCCTCGCCGAAGGCCGACAGCCCGTGGTGGCGCGGTTCGTCGGTCGCGGAGTCCGCCCAGTCGATGGTGTCGTTGTGGGTGAGCGTCATATAGCGCACGCCCAGCTGGTGCAGCGCGCGCAGGGTGGCCAGCGAGTTGTGGATGGAGTGGCCGCCCTCGGCGCCCATGAGGGACGCGATCCGGCCCTCGGCGCGGGCCGCCTCCATGTCGTCGGCGGTGTGCGCGAGGCGCAGCGCGTCGGGGTAACGGGCGACCAGTTCCCGCACCACATCGACCTGTTCGAGGGTGGCGCTGACGGCCTTGTCGCCCGCGTAGTCGGCGCGTACGTACACCGACCAGAACTGGGCGCCGACGCCGCCGGCCCGCAGCCGCGGCAGATCCGTGTGGAGGTGCGCGGACTGGTCGGCGGCGATGTCGCGCCGGCCGAGGTCGTAGCGGACCTGCTCACGCAGCGCCCAGGGCAGGTCGTTGTGACCGTCGACGACGGGCCAGCGGGCGAGCAGATCCCGCGCCGCGTCCAGCGAGGAGCTCACTTGCCGCCCCCGAAGCCGAAGCCGGCCGGGGAGGCGACCTTGTTGCGCAGCCGCTTGCCCTTCTCGGTGGCCTGATCGTTCAGCTCCTGCTGGAACTCGCGCATCCGGGCGAGGAGTTCGGGATCCTGGGTGGCGAGGATCCGGGCGGCCAGCAGCCCGGCGTTGCGGGCGCCGCCGACGGAGACGGTGGCGACCGGCACCCCGGCCGGCATCTGCACGATGGACAGCAGCGAGTCCATCCCGTCGAGGTACTTCAGCGGGACCGGGACACCGATCACCGGCAGCGGGGTGACGGAGGCGAGCATCCCGGGGAGGTGGGCCGCGCCGCCGGCGCCCGCGATGATCGCCTTCAGGCCGCGCCCGTCCGCCTCCTCGCCGTACGCGATCATCTCGCGCGGCATGCGGTGCGCCGAGACGACATCGACCTCGTAGGGGATCTCGAACTCGTCGAGGGCCTGCGCCGCGGCCTCCATGACGGGCCAGTCGGAGTCGGAGCCCATGACGATGCCGACCACGGGGGACGGGGCGGAGGGGGCGTCGGCGTTCGGTGCGGGGCGGCGGTCGGGCTGGGGGGACCTCCCAGCGGTGGCCGGGGGAGTTCCGGTCGTCATTCGGTGATCGTTCCTCGCAGGTAGCCGGCGGCGTGTGCGGCGCGCTCGCGCACATCCGCCAGGTCGTCGCCGTAAGTGTTGACGTGGCCGACCTTACGGCCGGGCTTCACATCCTTCCCGTACATATGGATCTTCAACTGCGGGTCCCGCGCCATGCAATGGAGGTACGCGTAATACATGTCGGGATAGTCGCCGCCGAGGACGTTGGCCATGACCGTCCAGGGGGCGCGCGGGCGCGGATCGCCGAGCGGGAGGTCGAGCACGGCACGGACGTGGTTGGCGAACTGCGAGGTGATCGCGCCGTCCTGGGTCCAGTGGCCGGAGTTGTGCGGGCGCATGGCGAGCTCGTTGACCAGGATGCGGCCGTCGGTGGTCTCGAAGAGCTCGACGGCCAGGTGGCCGACGACGTCCAGTTCCTGGGCGATGCGCAGCGCCAGTTCCTGGGCCTGGCCCGCGAGCTCCGGATCGAGGCCGGGCGCCGGCGCGATCACGGTGTCGCAGACGCCGTTGACCTGGATGGACTCCACGACCGGGTAGGCGACGGCCTGGCCGTGCGGGGAGCGGACGATATTGGCGGCCAGTTCGCGGGCGAAATCGACCTTTTCCTCGGCCAGGACGGGCACCCCGGCGCGGAACGGCTCGGCGGCCTCCTTGGAGGATCGTACGACCCAGACGCCCTTGCCGTCATAGCCCCCGCGGACCGTCTTGAGGATCACGGGAAAGCCTTCGCCCTCGGCCGCGAAGCGCTCCACGTCCGCAGGGTCGGAGACGATGCGGTGGCGCGGACAGGGCACTCCGATCGCGTCCAGTTTCGCTCGCATCACCCCCTTGTCCTGGGCGTGCACCAGCGCATCGGGACCGGGCCGTACGGGGATACCGTCGGCCTCCAGTGCCCGCAAATGCTCGGTGGGAACGTGCTCGTGATCGAAGGTGATCACATCGCAGCCACGAGCGAAGGCGCGCAGGGTGTCCAGATCGCGGTAGTCGCCGATGACGACATCACCGACCACCTGAGCCGCCGAATCCTGCGGAGTGTCGCTGAGGAGCTTGAACTTGATGCCGAGGGGGATACCCGCCTCGTGGGTCATACGGGCGAGCTGACCGCCGCCGACCATGCCGACTACCGGGAACGTCACGCCCCCAGGGTATCCGTACGGCGGCGCGGGCCCCGACCCGGGCTTGGATGATCCTCTGAGTTCGCACGTTCGAAGATCGCCGGTGGAAGATCGACACGGGCGGTTACCCTCGGCCCCGGGGTGCGGGGCCGGCACCCGGGCCTGGCCCGGCAAAAGGGGAGGCCGAATGGAGAACAGTGGCATACCAGGGGGCTCCAGGAGGCTGGTGATCGCCGTCGCGATCGCCGCTCTGCTGATCGCCCTGCACTCCGTTTTCAGCCAGTTATCCGCGCCCAGGGTCTATGACGCGGACGACACCGAGATCGCCGTCTCCGCCGGGGACCGCTTCAGCGTGCGGGTCCCCGACGATCCCGCCGGGGGCTACCGCTGGATCATCGCCGAGCCCCGCCCCGACCCGGCCGTCCTGAAGGCGGCCGGCGCGGAGGGGGGCACCAGCGGCCCGCCCCCGGCCGGCACCGCCCGCCACCTCGCCTTCGAGGCCGTCGGTCCGGGACGTACGGACTTACGGCTGCTGCGCTGCCGGCGCTGCGGCCCCGGCGCCGCCGACGAGGAGGGCGCCCGGAGCCTCAACTTCCGTGTCACGGTCGGCTGATCCCGTTGTCACCGTGGGTCGGCCCACGGTCACTGTCGGCCGCCCCGTTCGGACCGCGGTGCGTTGCGCACGGATCTGACAGATGGCAGGCAGCGCTCCCGGGCCCTGGTTAGCATGAGGAGGCGGACGAGGTGGAGGACAGGCCGACGCCGCGCACACCGCCCACGACAGGAGCTGAACGATCACCATGAGTGAACGGAGCGCACTGCGGTCGCGGCTGGAGGCGCTCGTTCGGGAACTGGCGAAGTTCGGCGCGGTCGGCGGCGCGGGCGTGGTCGTCAACTTCGTGGTGTTCAACCTCGTGCGGCATCTGACCGAGGTCCCCGTCGTCCGGGCCAGCATCATCGCGACCGTCGTGGCGACCGGCACCAACTACCTCGGCTACCGCTACTTCACCTACCGTGACCGCGACAAACAGGGCCGGACGAAGGAGCTGACGCTCTTCCTGCTGTTCAGCGCGGTCGGCCTGGTGATCGAGAACGGTCTGCTCTACGTCGCGACGTACGGGTTCCACTGGGACAGCCCGCTGCAGAGCAATGTCTTCAAGTTCGTCGGCATCGGCTTCGCCACGCTCTTCCGCTTCTGGTCCTACCGCACCTGGGTCTTCCGCACCCTGCCCGCGCGGGAGGCCGTGGAGACCGCCGAGTCCTTCCTCGCCAACGGCTCGGAGCGCCCGCGCAGCGTCTCCCGGAAGTAGCCCCGGGGCCCGGTAGCCGGTCCCGCACGGTTCTCGCGGCACCGCAAAGCACCTTCTCGCGGCCCTGCAAGGCGCCGGCGGCCCCGCGAGCCGCTGACGGCCTCACTCCTCGACGGGCTCCGCCTCGCGTGCCAGGAACAGCGCGAAGACCGGCGGATGCTGCTGCAGCAACTCCAGCCGGCCGCCGTCCGCCTCCGCCAGATCCCGCGCGACGGCCAGCCCGAGCCCGGTGGAGTTCCGGCCGGAGACCGTGCGCTCGAAGACCCGCGAGCCGAGGTCCGGCGGCACCCCGGGCCCGGCGTCGGTGACCTCGACGACCGCCTGGTTGCCGGTGACGCGGGTGCGCAGCGCGACCGTCCCGTCGCCGTGCATCAGCGAGTTCTCGATCAGGGTGGCCATCACCTGGGCGACCGCGCCCGGTGTGCCGACGGCCCGCAGCCCCTTCTTGCCGGAGCGCACGATGGCCCGCCCCGCACTGCGGTAGGCAGGCCGCCACTCCTCGATCTGCTGCTTGACCACCTCGTCCAGGTCGAAGGCGACCGCGGAGCCGCTGCGCGGGTCCCGGGAATTGGTCAGCAGCCGCTGGACGACATCCGTCAGCCGCTCCACCTGCGCCAGCGCGATGGTGGCCTCTTCCTTCACGGTGTCCGGATCGTCGGTGACGGTGATCTCCTCCAGCCGCATGGACAGCGCGGTCAGCGGTGTCCGCAGCTGGTGCGAGGCGTCCGCGGCCAGCCGCCGCTCGGCGGTCAGCATCCGCGCGATCCGCTCGGCGCTGGCGTCCAGCACATCGGCGACCCGGTCCAGCTCCTGGACGCCGTAGCGGCGGTGGCGCGGGCGGGGGTCGCCGGAGCCGAGGCGCTCGGCGGTCTCGGCGAGGTCGGTGAGCGGCGCGGTCAGCCGGCGGCCCTGGCGGACGGCCAGGATGACGGCGGCGATGATCGCCAGCAGCGCCACGGCCAGAATGACCAGCAGCGTCCGCCCGATCTCCGCGCTGACCATGGAGCGGGAGGCCTCGACCGTGACCGACTCACCGCGGTCGCCGCTCACCTGCGACTGGATGACGTCGCCCGAGGGCCGCGTCCCGATCTCGATCGGCGCCTTGCCCGGCACCTTGATCTTCGCGTACCGCTTGGCGGTGATCTGCTCGGAGAGGATGTCCGGGGTGATCTTCTCGCCGCTGCCCAGCCGGCTCTCCACTATCCCGACCAGCCGGACCGCCTCGGACGCCACGCTCTCCTGGGCGCCGGCCTGGATGGTGCGGGTCTCGACGATGACGAGCGAGACACCGAAGACGGCGATCACGACGAGCACCACGGCGAGCGTGGAGTTGATCAGGCGGCGGCGCACGGGCCCCTAGCTCTTCTCGAAGCGGAAGCCGACTCCGCGGACGGTGGCGATGTAGCGGGGGTTGGCGGCGTCGTCCCCGAGCTTCTTGCGCAGCCAGGAGATGTGCATGTCGAGCGTCTTCGTGGAGGACCACCAGGTGGTGTCCCAGACCTCGCGCATCAGCTGGTCGCGGGTGACGACCCGTCCCGCGTCGCGCACCAGGACCCGCAGCAGGTCGAACTCCTTCGCCGTGAGCTGCAGTTCCTCGTCACCCATCCACGCACGGTGCGACTCGACGTCGATCCGTACGCCGTGGGTGGCGGGCGGCTGCTGGGGCTCGGCGGTGGAACCGCGGCGCAGCAGGGCCCGTACGCGGGCGAGGAGTTCGGCGAGCCGGAAGGGCTTGGTGACGTAGTCGTCGGCGCCGGCGTCCAGGCCGACGACGGTGTCCACCTCGTCGGCGCGGGCGGTCAGCACCAGGACGGGGAAGGAATGGCCTTCGTTGCGCAGCCGGCGGGCGACCTCCAGGCCGTCCATGCCGGGCAGCCCCAGGTCCAGGACGACGAGGTCGATATTGCCCTGGAGACCGGCGTCGAGCGCCGTCGGGCCGTCCTCGCGCACCTCGACTTCGTAACCCTCGCGGCGCAGTGCGCGGGCGAGCGGCTCCGAGATGGACGCGTCATCCTCGGCGAGCAGTACACGGGTCATGGCCCGATGGTAGTCCGATGTCCGCGGACCGAGGGGCGGACCAGCGCGGATGGCCGACGGCGGACCGTTCCTGCAGTTCGAGCCGGGTACGCCCCTGGCGCGCGCGAGGGCGCGCGTTGCCCGCAGGGGCGCTCATGGTTCCCCGTGCAGGTGTGAGCGTTGTCTCACGCAGCCCAACAGTCCTGCAACCAGACGTATGGTGGCCAGACGTCCATCGCTCAACCACCGGGACCTTTGACTCTTCACTGGCGTCAACGGTCCCTCGTTGTGTACCGGGCTGGAATCACCAGCCCTGATGGACAGTGATCGACCTGTCGACCGGGTCCGCCGCGCTTGCTGGACGGGGGAGCGTGGAATCCGGAGTACGACCGTCCTGCCGGCCCCTCGCGGGGTGCCGAACCTCCCGGATGTGGGGGCGGGCGGGGCTACGCCGGTGCCGGTCTCCCCCACCCGGGCGCGTATCGGCCAGCGAACGCGTCCCGTAGCAGCAAGGAAGCATCCATGGCGTCCAGCCTGACGAAGGACGCGGCCCAGCAGGGGAACCCTGTGGATGGCGGCAAGACCTTCTTCGGCCACCCCCGCGGACTGGCCACGCTCTTCATGACCGAAATGTGGGAGCGCTACAGCTTCTACGGCATGAAGGCCCTACTCCCGCTGTATCTGATCGCGCCCGGCGGCATGCACATGCAGGCCACCACGGCCACGGCGATCTACTCGGTGTACATGGCGATGGTCTACCTGCTCGCCATGCCCGGCGGCTGGGTGGCCGACCGCTTCTGGGGACCGCGCAAGACGGTGGCCATCGGTGCCCTCGTCGTCATCGCGGGCCACATCACGCTCGCCCTGCCCTCCGCGGCGTCCTTCTTCGCGGGCCTTGTGCTGGTCGCGATCGGCTCCGGCCTGCTGAAGGCGAACATCTCCACGATGGTCGGCCACCTCTACGACGGCCCGCAAGACCCGCGCCGTGACGGTGGCTTCACGCTCTTCTACATCGGCATCAACATCGGCGCCCTCCTGGCCCCGCTGTCCATCGGCACCGTCGGCGAGAGCGTCAACTGGCACCTCGGGTTCACGCTCGCCGCCGTCGGTATGGCGCTCGGCCTCGCCCAGTTCCTGCTCGGCACCCGCCACTTGAGCCCGGAGAGCAGCGTCGTTTCCCAGCCCGCGACGGACCGGGAGAAGGCGTCCGTGCTGCGCAAGGGCCTGATCTGGCTGGCCGTCGCGGCCGTCTTCTACACCCTGCTCGGCGTGACCGGTAACTTCGCCGACTGGGCGCTGATGCCGATCACCATCGCCGGTCTGGTCATCCCGATCGCGGTCCTGTTCCGGATGAAGCGCGACAAGGACCTCACGGAGCTGGAGCAGTCCAAGCTCTCGGGCTACATGTGGTTCTTCGCGGTCGCCGCCGTCTTCTGGATGATCTACGACCAGAACGGCTCGACCCTGTCGATCTTCGGCGAGAACTCCACGACGAACGACCTGCTGGGATTCCACTTCCCGACGTCCTGGTACCAGTCGCTGAACCCGCTCTTCATCATGGCGCTCGCCCCGGTGGTCGCCTCGGCGTGGCTGTGGCTGAACAGGCGCGAGAAGGAGCCCAGCACCGCCGTCAAGTTCGCGTCCAGCCTCGCGCTGATCGGCGTCTCGTTCGCGGTCTTCCTCATCCCGCTGATCGACACCGCGGCGGGCGGCGGCAGGGTCAGCCCGATGTGGCTGGTGGCCATCTACTTCATCCAGACCGTCAGCGAGCTGTGCCTCTCCCCGGTCGGACTGTCGGTCACCACGAAGATGGCACCCGCCAAGTACACCTCGCAGATGATGGGTGTCTGGTTCCTCGCGGTCACGGCGGGTGACTCGGTGTCGGGTCTGCTGACGTCGCCGCAGCTGAACGTCAATCTGAACACCGCCGGCGCGGTCGCCGTGGAGGCCGTGTTCGCCGTCATCGCCGGCCTCGGCATCTGGACGTCCCGCAAGCGGATCAAGGAGCTGATGGGCAGCGTCAACTGACGCCTGCCCGGCCCCGGACAGCGGAAGGGGGCGTCGCACCGCCGGTGCGACGCCCCCTTCGTGCGTTCCTGGAGACGTGGAGCTCATACGTCCCTGGGGCGTAACGGCTCATTCGTCCCTGGGTACGTGCCGGTCAGGCATCCCTGGGCACGTGCCGCGTCAGCGGACCCGCGCCCGGCGCCGGGGCAGGAAGGTGAAGACCGCCCCGCCCAGCAGGATGACCGTCCCGGCGACGAGGCCGAGCGCGGTCAGCGCACCGTGGTCGCCCGCACCGGTCTCGGCGAGGCCGCCGCTGCTGCCGCTGCCGCCCGAGACACTGGCCGGTCCCGCCGCGCCGCCACCGGAGGCCGCGGCACCGCCCGTGGCACCACTGGACGTACCGCCGGAGGTGCCGCCCTGCTGCGCCGAGGTGTCCAGGGCGAGCGAGACTCCCGGGTCCTTCTCCGGGGTGCAGGTGGTGGTCGTCCCGAGGGCGTTGACGGTGAGCACGCCCGGGGTGAGCGTGGCCTTGCCGGTGGCACCCGGCTTGTAGGTGCCCTTCAGATCGGGGATCGCTATCGGCTGCCCCGACTTGATCGGATCGGCGTTCGCCGGCCCCTCGACCTTCACCGCCCCCTTGTCCGCGCCACCGACCTTGACGTCCATCGACGGCTTGACCGAGCCCTTGGGGATGTCCGCCGGACTGTCCATGACGGACTTGCTGAACTTCACCGTCAGGTCGTAACTGCCGGCCTTCTTCACGGCGTTGATCTGGACCGGCGAGGTCGCCTTCTTGTCCCCGATGGGCGTCTTGCAGGCGTACGGGACCAGTACTTCCTTGCCCTTGTAGGCGGTGCCGTCGGGGTCGCCGCCGGAGCCGCCGGTGGTCGTGCCGCCGGACGAGCCGGTGGTCGTACCGCCGCTGGTGGTTCCGCTGGTGGATCCGCCGGTCGTGCCCGTCGTGGTCCCGCCGGTGGTGGTGCCACTCGTGGTTCCGGTGGTCGTGCCGGAGGTGGTGCCGGTGGTCGTTCCGCTCGTGGTGCCGGTGGTGGTGCCGCTCGTGGTGCCGCCGGAACCGGCGCCGCCGTCGGTCACCTTGATGGTGACCGCGGGCTTCACCGTCTCCTTGGGCGAGCACTTGGTGTCCGTCGAGATCGGCTGGTTGACGTTGATGTTGTAGAAGCCGGGCGTCAGGGTGACCTCTCCCGGCTTCGACAGCTTCAGCTTGCCCTTCATGTCGGACAGCTTCATCGCACTGCCCTTGGGGATCGGCGGGTTCTGCCGCGGCCCCTGCATGGCCAGATCGCCGGTCTGCGCCCCGGCCACCTTGATCGTGCCGGTCGGCTGGACGGTGTTCTCCCCCAGGTCGAGGATGTCGGGGTTCTTGGAAGCCCCCTCGACGGTCTTCCAGACCACCTCGATCTCCTCGCCGACCTTGGCCGTCTCCGGCGCGCTGACCGCCACCTTCGTGGTGCCCTCGACCGGCGGCAGCCCCGATATCGGCGGCGGCAGACACTCCGTCTTGTACGACACCTCGGCCGCCTGGGCGGTCCCGGCCGCTGCCACGATGCCCGCACCCGCGAGCACCAGCGCGGCCGCCGAGGCCACCGCCGCTCTCCTCCGTTGCCTCATCACGCTGAACCTTTCGACGTCGGTCGTTCGGTTGATGTGGTGGTGGACGGTGCGGTGTCCGGGGTGAACCACGGCAGCGCGGTGGAGTCGCCCGGCGTACCGGGTTCGGCCGTGGAGCCCTCGCTCGCGGTCCGGTTCCTGATGCGTGGTCCGATGCCGGCCGCGCGCGTGCGTGCGTCCTTCGGCGTCCTTCCGGTTTTGGGCGTACGCCCGGTCTTTGGTGTCCGTCCGGTCGTCGGCGTCCATCCGCTCGTGGCCGTACGTCCTGCGCCGTGCCTGCGGGTGCCGCCCGTCCGGCGCGGGCGCACCCGGTCCACGAGCGCCATCCCGATGCGGAATACCGCCGTCGGGACCACCACGCAGAGCAGCACCCAGAAGAGCGTCACGCCCCATGGCCTGCCGACTCCCCAGGGCTGCTCGGCCAGCACCTTGCCGCCATATTCGAGCGAGACCAGATAGTCCCCGTGTGCGCCGGCCGGCAGCTCGACCGGCAGCGTGACCTCGGCCTTCTTCCCGGCGGGTACGGTCCCCCGCCACTGCTGCTCCTCCCACTCCGTCGCGAAGACCCCGTGCGAGGTGCCGACCCGGAAGACGGGGTCCTTGGCCGCTGTCGAGCCGAGATTGCCGACCGTGAGGGTCAACCGGCGCTGCGCGGGGGCGCCGAACCAGGTCAGCAGGCCGCTGCTGCCCGCCAGCCGCGGCTGGGCGAGCACGGTCAGCCGGCCGCCGGTGCTCTCCGCGGGCAGCGGCGCCACCGGGTGGCCCGCCACCGTGAAGGCAACATCCGCATCGGCCGCCTCACCGGTCACGGTCGCCACATGCACCACACAGGGGCAGGGCTTGGGCGGCTCGGCGACCGGGAGGCGCCTGCGGAACGCGCCATGGGCGTCGGTGGTGACCGCCCGTCCGTCGCCGTTGGCACAGGAATTGGTACCGCCGATCATGTTCTGCCCGCAGATCAGCAGCGTGAGCAGCGTCTTGGGCCGCCAGCCACCGCCGGTCACGGTGAGCGAGCCGCCCTTGCCGGCTTCCTTCCGGGAGAGGTGGACCGTGGGATGACCCTCCGCCGCGGCCCCATCCGCGGCAGTTTTCGGGACCGCAGCGTCGGCGTACGGGGCCGCAGGCGCGGCGGCGGCCGGAAGCGGGGCCGCCCCGAGCGCCAGGCAGAGGGCGAGCACGGCCACCGCCCGCCGCCCCCTCCGCCGTACGTCGCGGGCCGCGCCAGAGCCGGTATCCGTACGCGCCCCCGCCGCCGTAGGCGGGGCCGCAGCGGCAGGTGCCGCGGTATCCGTACGCGCCCCCGAAGCCGGACGCGCCGCCCTCACCCCCGCCCCCGCCCCCGTCCCTGTCCCTGTCTCCGTCCCTGTCCCCGTCCCGCCGTTCACGATCGCGCTCCCGATCCGGTACTCGCCAACTGCCCCGCCGCGTCCGTCCTTCCGCCCTCGGACGGCCGCGCGTCCCCGGCCGTCCGAGGCACGCTCTCCGCGCGCCGTACCCCGCTCGCGCCCGTGCCGCGGCGCCGCCGGCGGAGCACCGCCAAGCCGCCCCCGCCCGCCGCCAGGAGGACCGCCGGTCCGGCCACCGCAGCCCAGGGGACCGCGGTATACGTCGCGGTGGCGGACCCGTGGGCGCCGCCGCCCGCCGTCACCGTGAGCCGTACGTCCACCGCGTCCAGACCGGGCGGGTCAGGCCACTTCTCCGTCAGATCGACGCTCCGGCCGGGCCGCAGCGCGAGCGGCAGAGTACGGGGGGCCCGCCGCAGCAGGGGGCCGAAGAGCCCGTCGGCGTGCACCGCCAGCCGTGGGGTGAGCACCGTGTTGCCGCGGTTGACCAGCGTGTACCGGATGACCGCCGCACCGCCCCGTCCACCCCGCCCGTCCACCGACACCTGCTCGACGCTCAGCGCGGACAACGCCGCCCCGGTCACCCGCAGATGGACCGGTACGTCGTCCCGCCCGCCCGCCTCGCCGCCCTTGCCCGGGCCGCCGCCCTTCGCACCACTGCCCTTGCCGACGCCCTCGCCGCTGCCCTTGTCACCGCCCGTACCGCTCCCTTTCCCGCCGCCCGGCGAGGGCCCCACGAAGGTGGCGCTCAGCGCACCGGGGTGGTCACCGGGGGCGGCATCGCGCGGCACGGTCACCGTGAACGGCACGCTCGCCCGGGTGTGCGGCGGAACCTTCACCTCCGTCGAGGCGAGCGTGAGCCACGAGCCGGGCGTGGAGCTGCCCAGCCGTACGGTGACGGTGCGGCCGGTGGGGTTGCTCAGGGACAGCCGGTCGCTCATGACGGTGCCCGGCGCGCCCTCCAGATAG is a genomic window of Streptomyces sp. Edi2 containing:
- a CDS encoding VOC family protein; the encoded protein is MSHITFGIVALDCPDPRALADFYAEMLGWRVTEEEENWVEVAGPDGRTLAFQRVAEGYQPPQWPGQDMPQQLHLDFDVPRAKIDEAERTIVALGAKLVQHDDGKQSWRVYLDPAGHPFCLCMR
- a CDS encoding dipeptidase, with the protein product MSSSLDAARDLLARWPVVDGHNDLPWALREQVRYDLGRRDIAADQSAHLHTDLPRLRAGGVGAQFWSVYVRADYAGDKAVSATLEQVDVVRELVARYPDALRLAHTADDMEAARAEGRIASLMGAEGGHSIHNSLATLRALHQLGVRYMTLTHNDTIDWADSATDEPRHHGLSAFGEEVVREMNRCGMLVDLSHVSADTMRDALRVSTAPVVFSHSSARAVCDHPRNIPDDVLAQLPANGGIAMATFVPKFVLPEAVAWTQRADENMRAHGLHHLDTTEAGMTVQRAFEAEHPRPMATAATVADHLDHMREVAGVDHIGIGGDFDGTAFTPADLADVAGYPNLIAELQGRKWSEADLAKLTWQNAVRTLRAAEDVARAEQQRRGPSHATIEQLDG
- the purE gene encoding 5-(carboxyamino)imidazole ribonucleotide mutase codes for the protein MGSDSDWPVMEAAAQALDEFEIPYEVDVVSAHRMPREMIAYGEEADGRGLKAIIAGAGGAAHLPGMLASVTPLPVIGVPVPLKYLDGMDSLLSIVQMPAGVPVATVSVGGARNAGLLAARILATQDPELLARMREFQQELNDQATEKGKRLRNKVASPAGFGFGGGK
- a CDS encoding 5-(carboxyamino)imidazole ribonucleotide synthase gives rise to the protein MTFPVVGMVGGGQLARMTHEAGIPLGIKFKLLSDTPQDSAAQVVGDVVIGDYRDLDTLRAFARGCDVITFDHEHVPTEHLRALEADGIPVRPGPDALVHAQDKGVMRAKLDAIGVPCPRHRIVSDPADVERFAAEGEGFPVILKTVRGGYDGKGVWVVRSSKEAAEPFRAGVPVLAEEKVDFARELAANIVRSPHGQAVAYPVVESIQVNGVCDTVIAPAPGLDPELAGQAQELALRIAQELDVVGHLAVELFETTDGRILVNELAMRPHNSGHWTQDGAITSQFANHVRAVLDLPLGDPRPRAPWTVMANVLGGDYPDMYYAYLHCMARDPQLKIHMYGKDVKPGRKVGHVNTYGDDLADVRERAAHAAGYLRGTITE
- a CDS encoding protease inhibitor I42 family protein; amino-acid sequence: MIAVAIAALLIALHSVFSQLSAPRVYDADDTEIAVSAGDRFSVRVPDDPAGGYRWIIAEPRPDPAVLKAAGAEGGTSGPPPAGTARHLAFEAVGPGRTDLRLLRCRRCGPGAADEEGARSLNFRVTVG
- a CDS encoding GtrA family protein, coding for MSERSALRSRLEALVRELAKFGAVGGAGVVVNFVVFNLVRHLTEVPVVRASIIATVVATGTNYLGYRYFTYRDRDKQGRTKELTLFLLFSAVGLVIENGLLYVATYGFHWDSPLQSNVFKFVGIGFATLFRFWSYRTWVFRTLPAREAVETAESFLANGSERPRSVSRK
- a CDS encoding ATP-binding protein, with the translated sequence MRRRLINSTLAVVLVVIAVFGVSLVIVETRTIQAGAQESVASEAVRLVGIVESRLGSGEKITPDILSEQITAKRYAKIKVPGKAPIEIGTRPSGDVIQSQVSGDRGESVTVEASRSMVSAEIGRTLLVILAVALLAIIAAVILAVRQGRRLTAPLTDLAETAERLGSGDPRPRHRRYGVQELDRVADVLDASAERIARMLTAERRLAADASHQLRTPLTALSMRLEEITVTDDPDTVKEEATIALAQVERLTDVVQRLLTNSRDPRSGSAVAFDLDEVVKQQIEEWRPAYRSAGRAIVRSGKKGLRAVGTPGAVAQVMATLIENSLMHGDGTVALRTRVTGNQAVVEVTDAGPGVPPDLGSRVFERTVSGRNSTGLGLAVARDLAEADGGRLELLQQHPPVFALFLAREAEPVEE
- a CDS encoding response regulator transcription factor; amino-acid sequence: MTRVLLAEDDASISEPLARALRREGYEVEVREDGPTALDAGLQGNIDLVVLDLGLPGMDGLEVARRLRNEGHSFPVLVLTARADEVDTVVGLDAGADDYVTKPFRLAELLARVRALLRRGSTAEPQQPPATHGVRIDVESHRAWMGDEELQLTAKEFDLLRVLVRDAGRVVTRDQLMREVWDTTWWSSTKTLDMHISWLRKKLGDDAANPRYIATVRGVGFRFEKS
- a CDS encoding oligopeptide:H+ symporter, with product MASSLTKDAAQQGNPVDGGKTFFGHPRGLATLFMTEMWERYSFYGMKALLPLYLIAPGGMHMQATTATAIYSVYMAMVYLLAMPGGWVADRFWGPRKTVAIGALVVIAGHITLALPSAASFFAGLVLVAIGSGLLKANISTMVGHLYDGPQDPRRDGGFTLFYIGINIGALLAPLSIGTVGESVNWHLGFTLAAVGMALGLAQFLLGTRHLSPESSVVSQPATDREKASVLRKGLIWLAVAAVFYTLLGVTGNFADWALMPITIAGLVIPIAVLFRMKRDKDLTELEQSKLSGYMWFFAVAAVFWMIYDQNGSTLSIFGENSTTNDLLGFHFPTSWYQSLNPLFIMALAPVVASAWLWLNRREKEPSTAVKFASSLALIGVSFAVFLIPLIDTAAGGGRVSPMWLVAIYFIQTVSELCLSPVGLSVTTKMAPAKYTSQMMGVWFLAVTAGDSVSGLLTSPQLNVNLNTAGAVAVEAVFAVIAGLGIWTSRKRIKELMGSVN